A single Larimichthys crocea isolate SSNF chromosome VIII, L_crocea_2.0, whole genome shotgun sequence DNA region contains:
- the LOC104925834 gene encoding guanylyl cyclase-activating protein 2-like: MGQSQQTENSEEIDVKALQDMYKKFVVECPSGLLFLHEFKRFFGVDPTGEASDYAENMFRAFDRNGDNTIDFLEFVAALNLVFRGDLEHKLRWSFKVYDKDNNGYVDRSELRSIIDSIYRIKKGTKTDMNESQLSVDEVVDRILEAVDSDGDGHINMEEFIRGAQQDAWVLNMLKLDMNPAGWMLEQRRRSAHF; the protein is encoded by the exons ATGGGGCAATCACAGCAAACAGAGAACAGTGAGGAGATTGATGTCAAAGCACTTCAGGACATGTACAAAAAGTTTGTCGTGGAGTGCCCGAGTGGACTACTTTTTCTGCATGAATTCAAGCGTTTCTTTGGTGTGGATCCAACAGGAGAAGCGTCGGATTATGCGGAGAACATGTTCCGAGCTTTTGACAGAAATGGG GATAATACAATTGATTTCCTTGAGTTTGTGGCAGCATTGAATCTCGTTTTCCGGGGAGACCTGGAGCATAAACTGCGCTGGTCATTCAAGGTTTATGACAAAGACAACAACGGCTATGTGGACAGGAGCGAACTACGGTCAATAATTGAT AGCATCTATCGGATAAAGAAAggcacaaagacagacatgaaTGAGTCACAGCTTTCAGTAGATGAGGTCGTGGATCGAATATTGGAGGCCGTCGATAGTGATGGAGATG GTCATATTAACATGGAGGAGTTCATCAGGGGTGCACAGCAGGACGCATGGGTGCTTAACATGCTGAAGTTGGACATGAACCCCGCTGGGTGGATGCtggagcagaggagaaggagtgcGCACTTCTGA